Proteins from a genomic interval of Salvelinus alpinus chromosome 7, SLU_Salpinus.1, whole genome shotgun sequence:
- the LOC139580233 gene encoding uncharacterized protein, with translation MLQGGMGPADVARAIYCNVRAVRHLTQRYRDTGRTADRPRSGRPRVTTPAQDRYIRTSHLRDRYRMATTTARVTPRTHNPSISAQTVRNRLREAELRAFRPVVRQVLTRHHRQQRRLWAQTHHRWTRTDWQKVLFTDEPVLWSGIDLEVEGPSWSGEVCHSIIGLSLLSLQAISTLRITGKTSSSLMWYSSCRLILTRPSSMTMPPAILLVLCMISCKT, from the exons atgctgcaaggaggcatggggcctgcagatgtggccagggcaatatatTGCAATGTCCGTGCTGTGAGACACCTAACACAGCGCTACAGGgatacaggacggacagctgatcgccctcgcagtggcagaccacgtgtaacaacaccagcacaggatcggtacatccgaacatcacacctacgggataggtacaggatggcaacaacaactgcccgagttacaccaagaacgcacaatccctccatcagtgctcagacagtccgcaataggctgagagaggctgaactgagggcttttaggcctgttgtaaggcaggtcctcaccagacatcaccggcaacaacgtcgcctatgggcacaaacccaccatcgctggaccagaacggactggcaaaaagtactcttcactgacga gcctgtactctggagcgggatcgatttggaggtggagggtccatcatggtctggggaggtgtgtcacagcatcattggactgagcttgttgtcattgcaggcaatctcaacacttcgcattacagggaagacatcctcctccctcatgtggtactcttcctgcaggctcatcctgacaagaccctccagcatgacaatgccaccagccatactgctcgttctgtgcatgatttcctgcaagaca